A single Polyangia bacterium DNA region contains:
- a CDS encoding serine/threonine-protein kinase: protein MQQDPPLSGSRADSDEPPERTVTTGAAQLRAAPATNLTPGAVIDGRYQIEASIGEGGSGSVFRAWDRALGEPIAIKILHPERAREKSWINRLAREVRVARAIRHPNVCRVFDLGHADGHWFVTMELADGGALRQLLRAGNQTDGPRPLEERLADARSLCAGLAAIHAVGFIHRDVTPQNVLRMTDGRLVLSDFGLAIENNDNTTVHGGTPAYMPPEALMGGRSDQRSDVWQLGAILHEIMFGRKPEWRNGPDGTSMKWPLPAVSSPVEEEVARLCGDCLAHDPVARPPTAMAVAGRLAAAEVARPRGWLMRRALQVRAFWRQHRALRAAAVAAVLAAGVVRGAQILAKPALCRGAETKLAGVWDPRVKAEVRKAFFGTGQSFASSTFWSVNRLIEDYVQRWSGTYIEACEATQVRGEQSAEVLDLRMSCLQDRLAGLKALTALFSQADGAVVENAATAASQLGAVDRCNDVKLLRSMVPPPENPVARRQVEQLQSRIADTRALAAAGRLAEAEKATALLVEDARRVKFPPALAEALALRGRMLIDLRNVSGAEDAFEEGLWAAEEGRHDETKAEIAVGLISVMSLKGAPARDTERGLHMAEATLRRIGGHERLQMWMNTNFGAALEASGRADEALGRNLQALAIGQRALRPDDPDVIFAESNIGNTLLALERPAEALAYIDKAIEIGAKTLGADHPQMALQLSNRAEALNQLGRWAEARAAAERAMAIWEKQLPKDHLYLSYGLANIGQSYLGEGKPAPAVRPLERALRIRLAKEPSPAQIALCEFALGRALWDSGAQQERARDLAVSARDRYGNMPAMKKRQDEVVAWLGKHRPPVVSAHAAN from the coding sequence ATGCAGCAGGACCCGCCCCTTTCCGGCTCCCGCGCTGACAGCGACGAGCCGCCCGAACGCACGGTGACCACCGGCGCGGCGCAGCTGCGTGCGGCACCCGCGACGAATCTGACGCCGGGCGCGGTGATCGACGGTCGATACCAGATCGAAGCGTCGATAGGCGAAGGCGGCAGCGGTTCGGTGTTTCGGGCCTGGGATCGCGCGTTGGGCGAACCGATTGCAATTAAGATTCTGCACCCAGAACGGGCCCGCGAAAAGAGCTGGATCAACCGTCTGGCGCGCGAGGTGCGGGTGGCCCGCGCCATCCGCCATCCCAACGTGTGCCGGGTGTTCGACCTCGGCCACGCCGACGGTCATTGGTTCGTCACCATGGAGCTGGCCGACGGCGGTGCATTGCGCCAACTTTTACGCGCCGGCAACCAAACGGATGGTCCGCGGCCACTGGAAGAACGGTTGGCCGACGCGCGCTCGCTGTGCGCCGGCCTGGCGGCCATCCACGCCGTCGGTTTCATTCACCGCGATGTCACCCCGCAGAACGTTCTGCGCATGACCGACGGCCGGCTGGTGCTTTCCGATTTCGGTCTGGCCATCGAGAACAACGACAACACCACCGTCCACGGCGGAACGCCCGCGTACATGCCGCCCGAAGCGCTGATGGGCGGCCGATCGGATCAGCGCTCCGACGTCTGGCAGCTGGGCGCCATCCTTCACGAGATCATGTTCGGCCGAAAGCCAGAATGGCGAAACGGCCCCGACGGTACGTCGATGAAGTGGCCGCTGCCTGCCGTCTCCAGCCCGGTCGAAGAAGAAGTGGCGCGCCTGTGCGGCGACTGCCTGGCCCACGATCCGGTGGCGCGTCCGCCCACCGCGATGGCGGTGGCCGGGCGGCTGGCGGCGGCGGAGGTGGCGCGCCCGCGTGGCTGGCTGATGCGGCGGGCGCTGCAGGTACGCGCGTTCTGGCGCCAGCATCGGGCGCTGCGCGCGGCGGCCGTGGCGGCAGTGCTGGCGGCGGGCGTGGTGCGCGGCGCCCAGATTCTGGCCAAGCCGGCCCTGTGTCGCGGCGCCGAGACCAAGCTGGCCGGCGTGTGGGACCCGCGGGTGAAGGCGGAGGTTCGAAAGGCGTTCTTCGGCACCGGACAAAGCTTCGCCAGCAGCACGTTCTGGAGCGTGAACCGTTTGATCGAGGATTATGTCCAGCGCTGGAGCGGGACGTACATCGAAGCCTGTGAAGCCACCCAGGTGCGCGGCGAACAATCGGCCGAGGTTTTGGATCTGCGGATGTCGTGTTTGCAGGATCGATTGGCCGGGTTAAAGGCATTGACCGCGCTGTTCAGCCAGGCTGACGGCGCCGTGGTGGAGAACGCCGCCACCGCCGCCAGCCAGCTGGGCGCGGTCGATCGCTGCAATGACGTCAAGTTGCTGCGATCGATGGTGCCGCCGCCGGAGAACCCGGTGGCCCGCCGTCAGGTCGAGCAGCTGCAATCCCGCATCGCCGATACGCGCGCCCTGGCGGCAGCCGGGCGCCTGGCTGAGGCAGAGAAAGCGACGGCCCTTCTGGTCGAGGACGCCCGTCGGGTGAAGTTCCCGCCGGCGCTGGCCGAAGCGCTGGCTCTGCGCGGGCGCATGCTGATCGACCTCCGCAATGTCAGCGGCGCGGAGGATGCCTTCGAAGAAGGCCTCTGGGCCGCCGAGGAAGGTCGTCACGACGAGACCAAAGCGGAGATCGCCGTCGGTCTCATCAGCGTCATGTCGCTCAAGGGGGCGCCAGCGCGCGACACCGAGCGTGGCCTGCACATGGCCGAGGCGACGCTGCGGCGGATCGGGGGCCACGAACGGCTGCAGATGTGGATGAACACCAACTTCGGCGCGGCGCTGGAGGCCAGTGGTCGCGCCGACGAGGCGCTTGGTCGCAACCTGCAGGCGCTGGCCATCGGCCAGCGGGCGCTTCGGCCAGATGATCCGGACGTGATTTTCGCGGAGTCGAACATCGGCAACACGCTGCTCGCGTTGGAGCGCCCCGCCGAGGCGCTCGCCTACATCGACAAGGCCATCGAGATCGGCGCCAAGACGCTGGGCGCCGATCACCCGCAAATGGCCTTGCAGCTCAGCAACCGCGCCGAGGCGCTGAACCAGCTCGGCCGCTGGGCCGAGGCCCGCGCGGCGGCCGAGCGGGCGATGGCGATCTGGGAAAAGCAGCTTCCGAAAGATCACCTGTACCTGTCTTACGGTCTCGCCAACATCGGGCAAAGCTACCTGGGCGAGGGTAAACCGGCCCCGGCGGTGCGCCCGCTCGAAAGGGCGCTGCGCATCCGCCTGGCCAAGGAGCCATCGCCGGCGCAGATCGCGCTATGCGAATTCGCGCTTGGGCGCGCCCTGTGGGACAGCGGCGCGCAACAGGAACGCGCGCGCGACCTGGCGGTCAGTGCCCGCGATCGCTACGGGAACATGCCGGCGATGAAGAAACGCCAGGACGAGGTCGTCGCCTGGCTTGGCAAACACAGGCCACCGGTGGTCAGCGCGCACGCAGCGAATTGA
- a CDS encoding zf-HC2 domain-containing protein: protein MDHAKASDLFSDYVEGALSPAQKAELEQHLAACIQCRTELESFKQAVGSLGRLKKPAPPSFLPSIQKQIYDRSRGRFFGRRWKLFGRVPFEWVSLAMIIAMLIYYIALMHGAPSGVRPSP from the coding sequence ATGGACCACGCCAAGGCTTCCGATCTGTTTTCCGATTACGTCGAGGGCGCGCTGTCGCCGGCTCAGAAGGCCGAGCTGGAGCAGCACCTGGCGGCCTGTATTCAGTGTCGAACCGAACTTGAATCGTTCAAGCAGGCGGTGGGGTCGTTGGGGCGGCTGAAGAAACCCGCTCCGCCCAGTTTTCTGCCCAGCATTCAAAAGCAGATCTACGACCGGTCGCGCGGGCGTTTCTTCGGACGGCGCTGGAAATTGTTCGGCCGCGTTCCGTTCGAGTGGGTGTCGCTGGCGATGATCATCGCCATGCTGATCTATTACATCGCGCTCATGCATGGCGCGCCCAGCGGTGTGCGCCCGTCACCGTAA
- a CDS encoding sigma 54-interacting transcriptional regulator, which produces MVPINDEVSQTIPRRGSTREAQRIGVLLLAGTPGNPETLRAARVVQLADGLEIGRRPPTPDGRRALALPDRTVSSLHARITRSVAADKSDTFELVDLGSTNGTYVDGQRLTGPITLRPGALIFVGSQAMVFRLVTPLEMAAIDEDIATPFAPVPTLSPALASICSRLRRLAPSRAEIYLLGETGVGKEVFARGIHAASGRTGNLVAINCAAIPRELVESELFGYEKGAHSTAQARKVGFIEAAQGGTLFLDELGEMPAELQPKLLRFLQDRKFSPLGSTRVIEADVRVIAASSRAAMAKAGNVQDALVGRLGAQPVQLPALRDRLEDVGRLVEFFLRDMRAGETGAPRTFETEAFHALFLYGWPLNVRELQKTVVEAEVLSRGHEIIGFSHLPDSISALIEPAGDGAHSSVLSATRDSPKYADSGIPDPADEATTARTRRPAPTPEELTALLRQYRGSVAHVARHLDRQYAVVWRCIQRYGIDADDFRSPSGENS; this is translated from the coding sequence ATGGTCCCCATCAACGACGAGGTCAGCCAAACGATACCGCGGCGCGGCTCCACCCGGGAGGCGCAGCGTATCGGCGTCTTGTTGTTGGCGGGCACGCCGGGCAACCCCGAAACTCTGCGTGCCGCACGCGTGGTGCAATTAGCCGACGGCCTGGAGATCGGGCGCCGGCCGCCCACCCCCGACGGACGGCGTGCGCTGGCCTTGCCCGATCGCACGGTCTCCAGCCTGCACGCTCGCATCACGCGCTCGGTGGCCGCCGATAAGTCCGACACCTTCGAGCTCGTCGATCTCGGCAGCACCAACGGCACGTATGTCGATGGCCAGCGGCTGACAGGGCCGATCACCTTGCGGCCAGGCGCTCTCATCTTCGTCGGTTCGCAGGCGATGGTGTTCCGGCTGGTGACGCCGCTCGAGATGGCGGCCATCGACGAGGACATCGCCACGCCGTTCGCGCCGGTTCCGACGTTGTCGCCGGCGCTGGCTTCGATCTGCAGCCGCTTGCGGCGACTGGCTCCGTCGCGAGCGGAGATTTACCTGCTGGGCGAGACCGGCGTGGGCAAAGAGGTGTTCGCCCGCGGCATTCACGCCGCCAGCGGGCGAACCGGAAATCTGGTGGCCATCAACTGCGCCGCCATCCCGCGCGAGCTGGTGGAGAGCGAGCTGTTTGGTTATGAGAAGGGCGCGCATTCGACGGCCCAGGCACGCAAGGTCGGCTTCATCGAAGCCGCCCAAGGCGGCACGCTGTTCCTGGACGAGCTCGGCGAGATGCCGGCCGAATTGCAGCCGAAGCTGCTGCGCTTTCTGCAGGACCGCAAGTTCAGCCCGCTGGGATCGACGCGGGTGATCGAGGCCGACGTGCGCGTGATCGCCGCCAGCAGCCGCGCCGCCATGGCCAAGGCCGGCAATGTGCAAGACGCGCTGGTGGGCCGCCTGGGCGCGCAGCCGGTGCAGCTGCCAGCGTTGCGCGATCGCCTGGAAGACGTCGGCCGACTGGTCGAATTTTTCTTGCGTGACATGCGCGCCGGCGAGACCGGCGCGCCGCGTACCTTCGAGACCGAGGCCTTCCACGCCCTGTTTCTCTACGGCTGGCCGCTGAACGTGCGCGAGCTGCAAAAGACCGTGGTCGAGGCCGAGGTGCTGAGCCGTGGCCACGAGATCATCGGCTTTTCGCACCTGCCCGATTCCATCTCGGCGCTGATTGAACCGGCCGGCGACGGCGCCCATTCGTCGGTGCTGAGCGCCACCCGCGATTCTCCCAAGTATGCCGACAGCGGCATTCCCGATCCCGCCGACGAAGCCACCACCGCGCGCACGCGCCGCCCAGCGCCGACGCCCGAGGAGCTGACCGCGCTGCTGCGCCAGTACCGCGGTAGCGTCGCCCACGTGGCGCGCCATCTGGATCGCCAATACGCCGTGGTCTGGCGCTGCATACAACGTTACGGGATCGACGCCGACGATTTTCGTTCGCCCAGCGGCGAAAACAGCTAG
- a CDS encoding class I SAM-dependent rRNA methyltransferase: MRRPARHARPERHHEPEGPRAALPSVGEGGQDSRARVFLRQGRARPLWFGHPWVYANAIEKVEGDCGPGDVVSLCDQDGRLIGRGFYNPRSQIAVRLCTRKDEPVNAAFFRARLQRARALRTRLGLPSPATDIYRLVNSEGDDLPGLVIDVFDDAAVVQITTLGLSQRRAEIFDAVEAEIAPKTVYEVSPAGYADLEGFVAQSRVARGDSRPTVTGREDGIRLEIEPLSGQKTGMFIDQRETRIRVGQLARGARVLDCYAYAGGFGLQAARGGAASVTAVDSSARAVTRIEAHATKNGVSINTVEADAFRYLETATPRSFDLIVIDPPKFARARKDLEAARKGYERLNALALSAAAPGAVLVTCSCSQNVDAETFERIVAAGAKQAGRQLQIIERRGPAADHPMPPGFNEGQYLKVLLAYVY; the protein is encoded by the coding sequence ATGCGCCGCCCGGCCCGCCACGCAAGACCTGAGCGCCACCACGAACCGGAAGGCCCGCGGGCGGCGCTGCCGTCGGTGGGGGAAGGCGGGCAGGATTCGCGCGCCCGGGTGTTTCTGCGGCAGGGACGGGCGCGTCCCCTCTGGTTCGGTCACCCCTGGGTCTATGCCAACGCCATCGAGAAGGTGGAAGGCGACTGCGGACCGGGCGATGTGGTGTCGCTGTGCGATCAGGACGGGCGCTTGATCGGACGCGGCTTTTACAACCCGCGCTCGCAGATCGCGGTGCGGCTGTGCACGCGCAAGGACGAGCCGGTGAACGCCGCGTTTTTCCGCGCCCGCCTGCAACGCGCCCGCGCCCTACGCACGCGCCTCGGCTTGCCGTCACCGGCCACCGACATTTATCGCCTGGTCAACAGCGAGGGCGACGATCTGCCCGGGCTGGTGATCGACGTCTTCGACGACGCCGCGGTCGTGCAGATCACGACGCTCGGGCTGTCACAGCGACGGGCCGAGATCTTCGACGCCGTCGAAGCAGAGATCGCCCCGAAGACTGTTTACGAGGTCTCGCCGGCCGGTTACGCCGACCTGGAAGGATTCGTCGCCCAGTCGCGCGTGGCCCGCGGCGACTCGCGCCCGACGGTGACCGGCCGCGAAGACGGCATCCGCCTCGAGATCGAGCCTCTGTCGGGACAGAAGACCGGGATGTTCATCGACCAGCGCGAGACCCGCATCCGCGTGGGCCAGCTGGCCCGCGGCGCACGCGTGCTGGACTGTTACGCCTACGCGGGCGGCTTTGGTTTGCAGGCGGCGCGTGGCGGCGCTGCGTCCGTCACCGCCGTCGACAGCTCGGCGCGCGCGGTGACCCGCATCGAAGCGCACGCCACCAAGAACGGAGTCAGCATCAACACCGTCGAGGCGGACGCCTTTCGCTATCTGGAAACCGCCACCCCGCGCTCGTTCGATCTGATCGTGATCGATCCGCCCAAGTTTGCCCGCGCTCGCAAGGACCTCGAGGCCGCGCGCAAGGGTTACGAACGATTGAACGCCCTGGCCTTGTCGGCGGCCGCGCCGGGTGCGGTTCTGGTCACCTGCTCCTGCTCGCAGAACGTCGACGCCGAGACCTTCGAGCGCATCGTCGCCGCCGGCGCCAAACAAGCCGGCCGCCAGCTGCAGATCATCGAACGCCGCGGGCCCGCCGCCGACCATCCGATGCCGCCCGGCTTCAACGAAGGCCAGTATTTGAAAGTGCTGCTGGCCTACGTTTACTAA
- a CDS encoding sigma-70 family RNA polymerase sigma factor has translation MSLAERLLIGRLKARDEQAFNEIVGRYGDKVFSLVYRMIGSRPEAEDIAQEVFVTVFKTIDGFRGESKFSTWLLRIAANQCKNRIKYLARRPVGAAAFDETVDSDGDAALPAPAQGHIDAPDVLMEAAEMESLTQAAIAELDEDHRLLIVLRDVEELSYQEIGEITGLAEGTIKSRLHRARMSIKEHLDKNTR, from the coding sequence ATGAGTCTGGCCGAACGCCTCCTCATTGGCCGGCTGAAAGCGCGCGACGAGCAAGCGTTCAACGAAATCGTCGGCCGTTATGGCGACAAGGTTTTCAGCCTGGTGTATCGGATGATCGGCAGTCGACCGGAGGCAGAAGACATCGCTCAGGAAGTGTTCGTCACCGTGTTCAAGACCATCGACGGCTTTCGCGGCGAATCCAAGTTCTCGACCTGGCTTTTGCGCATCGCCGCCAATCAGTGCAAAAACCGGATCAAATATCTGGCGCGCCGGCCGGTGGGCGCGGCGGCCTTCGACGAGACCGTCGACAGCGATGGCGATGCGGCGTTGCCGGCGCCGGCGCAAGGACACATCGACGCGCCCGACGTCTTGATGGAAGCGGCGGAGATGGAATCGCTGACCCAGGCGGCCATCGCCGAATTGGACGAGGACCATCGCTTGCTGATCGTTCTGCGTGACGTGGAAGAGCTGTCGTATCAGGAGATCGGCGAGATCACGGGCCTCGCCGAAGGGACGATCAAGTCGCGCTTGCACCGCGCGCGTATGTCCATCAAAGAGCACCTGGACAAGAACACCCGCTGA
- the radC gene encoding DNA repair protein RadC produces MVALADLNPDSRPRERLAACGAHQLSDDELLAIVLGAGRPGRSALEMASVMLAQAGGLAGLAQSSGRELRVHAGVGPARASMVLAALELGRRSVGQRPTRGRRLSDARDVWEYFRARLALATVEEFWALSLDVRHRVQNETCLARGSLTGVEVHPRDVFCPLIRMSAAAVIFCHNHPSGDPAPSRQDVELTSRLREVGELCGITVLDHVIVGFEGFTSLADRGWR; encoded by the coding sequence ATGGTCGCATTGGCTGACTTGAATCCGGACAGTCGTCCCCGTGAGCGGTTAGCAGCGTGCGGGGCCCATCAATTGTCGGACGACGAGCTTCTGGCCATCGTGCTGGGCGCGGGTCGTCCCGGTCGCAGCGCCTTGGAGATGGCCAGCGTCATGTTGGCGCAGGCAGGCGGTCTGGCCGGCCTGGCGCAGTCGAGCGGCCGCGAGCTGCGCGTGCACGCCGGCGTCGGCCCGGCCCGCGCCAGCATGGTCCTGGCGGCGCTGGAGCTTGGCCGAAGATCGGTCGGGCAGCGGCCGACCCGCGGCCGGCGTCTCAGCGATGCGCGCGACGTCTGGGAATACTTTCGGGCCCGGCTGGCCCTGGCCACCGTGGAAGAGTTCTGGGCCCTTTCGCTGGACGTCCGCCATCGCGTGCAAAACGAGACCTGCCTGGCGCGTGGCTCATTGACCGGCGTCGAGGTGCATCCGCGCGACGTTTTCTGTCCGCTGATCCGGATGTCGGCGGCGGCGGTGATCTTCTGTCACAACCACCCGTCCGGCGATCCCGCGCCCTCGCGCCAGGACGTCGAGCTGACCTCCCGCCTGCGCGAGGTTGGCGAGCTGTGCGGCATCACCGTCCTTGACCACGTGATCGTCGGGTTCGAAGGCTTTACCAGCCTGGCCGATCGCGGCTGGCGGTGA
- a CDS encoding carboxypeptidase-like regulatory domain-containing protein has translation MKTLASTILFAPLWLACATAPVGPSVTPVTLVQTCPRGPFCVTGQIDDQFALAVVDARCFVRTVDGQLSEVTSDARGVFLIDGLTALPSEIRFEKAGFESQAVPVLSGSSGSAARAYVTLQRSDDSDCFCEGIPGSPGQPACPPERCQRH, from the coding sequence TTGAAAACGCTGGCTTCGACGATTTTGTTCGCGCCATTGTGGCTGGCGTGCGCCACCGCGCCCGTGGGGCCGTCGGTGACGCCGGTGACGCTGGTGCAGACGTGTCCCAGGGGGCCATTCTGCGTGACCGGGCAGATTGACGATCAGTTCGCCCTGGCGGTGGTCGACGCTCGCTGCTTCGTGCGCACCGTCGATGGCCAGCTCAGCGAGGTGACCTCGGATGCACGAGGCGTCTTCCTGATCGACGGACTGACCGCTCTGCCGTCGGAGATCCGCTTCGAAAAGGCCGGCTTCGAGAGCCAAGCCGTTCCGGTCTTATCAGGCAGCAGCGGCAGCGCCGCCCGCGCTTACGTCACCTTGCAACGCAGCGACGACAGCGACTGTTTCTGCGAAGGCATCCCGGGGTCACCCGGTCAGCCCGCCTGCCCGCCGGAACGCTGCCAGCGCCACTAA
- a CDS encoding ATP-dependent DNA helicase RecQ has product MSGAVPSATDHVPVITPTEPTPPPSPALQRALVKLREVFKLRGLRPGQAEIMESVLAGRDTLAIMPTGSGKSLTYQLPALVMDGPTIVVSPLLALIEDQVGKLKAAGVPVARIDSTRTAKERAADLQAVREGAIKLVLITPESINSPTVQDALAGVKFSLFCVDEAHCVSQWGHDFRPSYLGLRRAAQVLGRPPILGLTATATPAIGDDVLVQLGMRDPKVCRISFHRPNLAFDVRKVAGEADKLRQLGKLIQRLRRPGIVYCATVRAVDDLYVALRHGKIPVERYNGKMTTDEREKAQASFMQAGRKVVMLATNAFGLGVDKPDIRYIIHYQMPGSPESYVQEAGRAGRDGKPARCVLLFQPDDIAIQEHFLKEAHPTKVQARMVAEGLYAWSDEGKEVSVRDLALSMALPERRVRVILSVLEAMGVAKEVKAARWEGVEPKPTRERIDKAASVFEARRISDRRRLAALLAYMNTQRCRVQMMRAYFGEPEGDKCGLCDSCAGLDSEVFDPGSADERHGLHAATDFHARPRRRRRRGSGGADVRVGLPGPGAARPAVAPPVVVFETPIPSDVLPPLPPYVVADSADGETVGVFDEKIWDDLPDAGREMPGDAVIDDQAAWLAEANQQAAEDGAGVVALPPGDGSGDIDGGWATVRDANIRPYVDWRPSPIVALPMMATLRPQQQPAGGGHNNNYRPQNAQGHNGRGNGGGNNGGGNNGGGAPGDGGGRNRRRRRGRDRNRQGREGGGDRNRDRGPRLPGFYNPGGD; this is encoded by the coding sequence GTGTCCGGCGCGGTTCCGTCAGCGACGGACCATGTGCCGGTGATCACCCCCACTGAGCCCACCCCACCTCCGTCGCCTGCTTTACAGCGTGCGCTGGTCAAGCTGCGCGAGGTTTTCAAGCTGCGCGGGTTGCGCCCCGGCCAAGCAGAGATCATGGAATCGGTGCTGGCCGGCCGGGACACGCTGGCCATCATGCCCACCGGCAGTGGCAAATCTCTGACGTACCAACTGCCGGCATTGGTGATGGACGGGCCGACCATTGTCGTCTCACCGCTGCTGGCGTTGATTGAAGATCAAGTCGGCAAATTGAAAGCCGCCGGCGTTCCGGTGGCGCGCATCGATTCGACCCGCACCGCCAAGGAACGCGCCGCCGATCTTCAGGCCGTGCGCGAAGGCGCCATCAAGCTGGTGCTGATCACCCCAGAGTCGATCAATTCGCCCACCGTGCAAGACGCGCTGGCGGGCGTGAAGTTCTCGCTTTTCTGTGTCGACGAAGCGCACTGCGTTTCACAGTGGGGCCATGACTTTCGACCGTCTTATTTGGGCCTGCGGCGTGCGGCCCAGGTTCTGGGTCGGCCGCCCATCCTGGGCCTGACCGCCACGGCCACGCCCGCCATCGGCGACGACGTGCTGGTCCAGCTGGGCATGCGCGACCCCAAGGTCTGTCGCATCTCGTTCCATCGTCCGAATCTGGCCTTCGACGTGCGAAAAGTCGCGGGCGAAGCGGACAAGCTGCGCCAGCTCGGAAAATTGATCCAGCGTCTGCGCCGCCCAGGAATTGTTTACTGCGCCACGGTGCGCGCCGTTGACGATCTGTACGTGGCTTTGCGCCACGGCAAGATCCCCGTCGAACGGTACAACGGCAAGATGACCACCGACGAGCGCGAGAAGGCGCAAGCGTCTTTCATGCAAGCCGGCCGCAAAGTGGTGATGCTGGCCACTAACGCCTTCGGCCTGGGCGTCGACAAGCCAGACATTCGTTACATCATCCACTATCAAATGCCTGGTTCGCCCGAATCCTATGTGCAGGAAGCCGGACGCGCCGGCCGCGACGGCAAACCGGCGCGTTGCGTCCTGCTGTTTCAGCCCGACGACATCGCTATTCAAGAACACTTCTTGAAAGAGGCGCACCCGACCAAAGTGCAGGCACGCATGGTGGCGGAAGGTCTTTACGCCTGGAGCGACGAAGGCAAAGAAGTTTCGGTGCGTGATCTGGCCCTGTCGATGGCGCTGCCTGAAAGACGGGTGCGGGTCATTCTGTCGGTGCTGGAAGCGATGGGCGTCGCCAAAGAAGTGAAGGCGGCGCGCTGGGAAGGCGTCGAGCCCAAACCTACGCGCGAGCGGATCGACAAGGCGGCGTCGGTGTTCGAAGCGCGGCGCATCTCCGATCGCCGGCGGCTGGCGGCGCTGCTTGCGTACATGAACACGCAACGCTGCCGCGTGCAGATGATGCGCGCCTATTTCGGCGAGCCGGAAGGCGACAAGTGCGGCCTGTGCGATTCGTGCGCGGGTCTCGACAGCGAGGTGTTCGATCCCGGGTCAGCCGACGAGCGCCACGGTCTACATGCCGCCACCGACTTCCATGCTCGCCCGCGGCGGCGGCGGCGGCGCGGCAGCGGCGGTGCCGACGTGCGCGTCGGTCTGCCAGGACCGGGCGCCGCCCGTCCCGCCGTCGCACCGCCGGTGGTGGTATTCGAGACGCCAATTCCGTCTGACGTTCTGCCGCCCCTGCCCCCATACGTGGTGGCGGACAGCGCCGACGGCGAAACGGTTGGCGTCTTCGACGAAAAGATCTGGGATGATCTCCCCGACGCCGGACGCGAGATGCCCGGCGATGCCGTCATCGACGACCAGGCCGCCTGGCTGGCGGAGGCCAATCAGCAAGCCGCCGAAGACGGCGCCGGTGTCGTGGCCTTGCCGCCCGGCGATGGCAGCGGCGACATAGACGGCGGGTGGGCAACCGTGCGCGACGCCAACATTCGACCGTACGTTGATTGGCGACCGTCGCCAATCGTCGCTTTGCCGATGATGGCCACCCTGCGCCCGCAGCAACAACCGGCCGGTGGTGGTCACAACAACAATTACCGCCCGCAGAACGCTCAAGGCCACAACGGCCGCGGCAACGGCGGTGGCAACAATGGCGGCGGCAACAACGGCGGTGGTGCGCCAGGCGATGGCGGCGGCCGCAACCGGCGCCGGCGCCGGGGTCGCGATCGCAACCGTCAGGGACGCGAAGGCGGCGGCGACCGCAACCGTGACCGCGGCCCCCGCCTCCCCGGCTTCTACAACCCCGGCGGCGATTAG